The following coding sequences lie in one Alphaproteobacteria bacterium genomic window:
- a CDS encoding alginate lyase family protein, with protein MTGLVARYAGHGGWDQAAALRSPYAQMHDEGLIGHFARVTRERCFPIEDHSQTTADKLAGVMENRFDLVGETHAFQGPIDWLANPSADLEWQILLHKFYFSVGLGSAYGRTGERGYLDKWIELTTSWMDRVQPDLLAGRSLLNSELFVAVTGRRLQNWIYAYTYFVHAPAPVLFADGFHRRFLGSVQAQTEQLIQTVSPARNHRTIELAAIFLASVTFPELEGARRWLEFSSDALWDNIRDDLLPDGVQCELSTDYHHLVLRNYLSVLRLARMNGITAPRDVDERLRCALHFSLHVHKPDGTIPSLSDGDVGDYRALLRQGHELFDDPSWLYGATAGKQGRPPRQRSALFADAGYVVLRSGWGETDAFKDERYLVFDCGPLGEGNHGHLDVLSIEMAAYGRSLIVDPGRYTYSEAGSEAAERNWRVLFRGTSYHNTVLIDGRNQTRYAPRPKRPGRPDRHSIQGPAPDFELRDFVSLDGFDYLHGVARSHEYEVVHERRVFFLGGAYWVVCDRLLAAEAHDYRQLFHLAAEAQDATSVEHVDGTVMVRAPGLLLAQPARADVAARLEQGFVSREYGEKQPAPIVSFDCRADTTSLLTVLHPYAGTAPRLFVRTLPVRCESAHGDAAGAAALEIVRRDAGRENRDIVFIGPDDGAWRRFGDWCCDGSWLALRLDGHGGLRDAHHTAGTRFACARGAETAS; from the coding sequence GTGACCGGTCTTGTCGCAAGATACGCCGGCCACGGCGGCTGGGACCAGGCAGCAGCGCTGCGGTCGCCCTATGCGCAAATGCACGACGAAGGGCTGATCGGCCACTTCGCGCGGGTCACGCGGGAGCGCTGCTTTCCGATCGAGGATCACTCCCAGACCACCGCCGACAAGCTGGCCGGTGTCATGGAGAACCGTTTCGACCTTGTCGGCGAGACGCACGCCTTCCAGGGGCCGATCGACTGGCTGGCCAACCCGAGCGCCGACCTGGAATGGCAGATCCTGCTGCACAAGTTCTATTTCTCGGTCGGCCTCGGCTCGGCCTATGGGCGCACCGGCGAGCGCGGCTATCTCGACAAGTGGATCGAGTTGACGACGTCGTGGATGGATCGGGTTCAGCCCGACCTGCTCGCCGGCAGGTCGCTGCTGAACAGCGAGCTGTTCGTGGCGGTCACGGGCCGGCGGCTGCAGAACTGGATCTACGCGTACACCTACTTCGTTCACGCCCCGGCGCCGGTTCTATTCGCCGACGGGTTTCACAGGCGTTTCCTGGGCTCGGTCCAGGCACAGACCGAGCAGCTGATCCAGACCGTTTCCCCGGCGCGCAATCACCGGACGATCGAGCTTGCGGCGATCTTCCTCGCATCCGTGACCTTTCCCGAGTTGGAGGGAGCGCGGCGCTGGCTCGAATTCTCCTCCGATGCCCTGTGGGACAACATTCGCGACGACCTGCTGCCCGACGGGGTCCAGTGCGAGCTCTCGACCGACTATCACCACCTGGTGCTGCGCAACTATCTGAGCGTGCTGCGGTTGGCGCGCATGAACGGCATCACGGCACCCCGCGACGTCGACGAGCGGCTTCGTTGCGCCCTGCACTTCTCGCTCCACGTCCATAAGCCCGACGGAACCATTCCGTCCCTCAGCGACGGCGATGTCGGTGACTATCGCGCGCTGCTGCGCCAGGGCCACGAGCTCTTCGACGACCCGTCCTGGCTCTATGGTGCAACCGCGGGCAAGCAGGGGCGCCCGCCGCGGCAGCGATCGGCGCTGTTCGCGGACGCCGGCTATGTCGTGCTGCGCAGCGGATGGGGCGAGACGGATGCGTTCAAGGACGAGCGCTATCTCGTCTTCGATTGCGGCCCGCTGGGGGAAGGCAACCACGGCCACCTGGATGTGCTGTCGATCGAGATGGCGGCCTATGGCCGATCCCTGATCGTCGATCCCGGGCGCTATACATACAGCGAGGCGGGCAGCGAGGCGGCCGAGCGGAACTGGCGGGTGCTGTTCCGAGGCACCTCGTATCACAACACCGTACTGATCGACGGCCGCAACCAGACCCGCTACGCACCGCGTCCGAAAAGGCCGGGGCGACCCGACAGGCATAGCATTCAAGGCCCGGCGCCAGACTTCGAACTGCGAGACTTCGTCAGCCTCGACGGCTTCGACTACCTGCACGGCGTCGCGCGAAGTCACGAGTACGAGGTCGTGCACGAACGGCGCGTGTTCTTCCTCGGGGGCGCCTACTGGGTCGTCTGCGACCGGTTGCTGGCGGCCGAGGCGCACGACTACCGGCAGCTCTTCCACCTCGCTGCCGAGGCGCAGGACGCGACGTCGGTCGAGCACGTCGACGGCACCGTCATGGTGCGCGCCCCCGGCCTGCTGCTCGCACAGCCTGCGCGGGCAGATGTCGCGGCACGGCTGGAGCAGGGCTTTGTCTCGCGAGAGTACGGGGAAAAGCAACCGGCGCCGATCGTCAGCTTCGACTGCCGCGCCGACACGACGAGCCTGTTGACCGTGCTGCATCCATACGCCGGCACTGCACCGCGCCTCTTCGTCCGCACGCTGCCGGTGCGGTGCGAAAGCGCCCATGGCGATGCCGCGGGCGCGGCGGCGTTGGAGATCGTGCGACGCGACGCCGGTCGCGAAAACCGCGACATCGTCTTCATCGGCCCCGACGACGGCGCGTGGCGGCGCTTCGGTGACTGGTGCTGCGACGGGTCATGGCTTGCGCTTCGACTGGACGGCCATGGCGGCCTGCGTGACGCCCACCACACCGCGGGCACCCGGTTCGCATGCGCGCGCGGAGCGGAGACAGCGTCATGA
- a CDS encoding histidine phosphatase family protein, with the protein MMWQGDGQAAASASALRELIVVRHGETTFNRENRVTGQLDPALTDHGRAQAEALCALLATFPLTAIYASPLIRSVQTACPTAVRHGLPVQILDELMEQHLGALQGRSRSGADPVSSTLSASRRHDDPQFRFPGGESATDLRARVRCGLARICADISAGIVLIVAHKRVNQALLGLLLDSPVEGLRGLRMPNGSACRVTLHPTPHADLLGTRGQPEQGRRRQSR; encoded by the coding sequence ATGATGTGGCAAGGCGATGGACAAGCCGCAGCCAGCGCCTCCGCGCTGCGCGAGCTGATCGTCGTCCGCCACGGCGAGACGACGTTCAACCGCGAAAACCGCGTCACCGGACAATTGGACCCGGCTCTGACCGATCATGGGCGCGCGCAAGCGGAAGCGTTGTGCGCGCTGCTGGCGACGTTCCCGCTCACCGCCATCTACGCGAGCCCGCTGATCCGCAGCGTCCAGACCGCATGTCCGACGGCGGTGCGGCATGGGCTGCCCGTGCAGATTCTCGACGAGCTGATGGAACAACACCTCGGTGCCCTGCAAGGCCGATCGCGCAGCGGGGCCGATCCGGTTTCCTCAACGCTGAGCGCCTCGCGCCGCCATGACGACCCGCAGTTCCGGTTCCCAGGCGGCGAATCGGCCACGGATCTGCGGGCGCGCGTGCGTTGCGGGCTGGCGCGGATCTGCGCCGACATTTCGGCGGGCATCGTGCTGATCGTCGCCCACAAGCGAGTCAACCAGGCGCTCCTCGGCCTGCTGCTCGACAGTCCTGTCGAGGGGCTGCGCGGCCTGCGCATGCCCAACGGCAGCGCCTGCAGGGTGACGCTGCACCCCACCCCGCACGCGGACCTGCTTGGGACGCGCGGGCAGCCCGAACAGGGGCGTCGGAGGCAGAGCAGATGA
- a CDS encoding substrate-binding domain-containing protein, which translates to MPIAGLGPHGERAVPFDRIILSDADSRAARQGRFSVAVVLHTTDSDWSRQQLAGIVTTLGHYSAAVVDVIGCDFQAERQVEALGRLIDERPDAIISIPIGNTQVAEAHHRVSQAGIRLVLIDNAPTGLLPGSDYASVISADNFGLGQVAAELLSGHVPERAAVGMLTYGVDFFVTNEREIAFRRWMAAERPDIILRQARFSDVDDADRAARDLLAANPGLGGLFVVWDEPAMKAVAVLHEMGTEIPVTTIDLGNEAALELAQDGLIKGIGAQQPYDQGSAAATAALPRSSAGNRRLGIALPGLAVMASNVLESYQVAWHAPAPADLVKAWRS; encoded by the coding sequence ATGCCCATTGCCGGCCTTGGACCGCACGGCGAGCGTGCGGTGCCGTTTGACCGCATCATTCTGAGCGACGCGGACTCCCGTGCCGCGCGCCAGGGACGCTTTTCTGTTGCCGTCGTGCTTCATACCACGGACAGCGACTGGTCTCGCCAGCAGCTTGCCGGCATCGTCACCACGCTCGGGCACTATTCCGCCGCCGTCGTCGACGTGATCGGCTGTGACTTCCAGGCCGAGCGGCAGGTTGAGGCTCTGGGGCGTTTGATCGACGAAAGGCCCGATGCGATCATCAGCATCCCGATCGGCAACACCCAGGTTGCGGAGGCTCATCACCGCGTTTCGCAGGCGGGCATCCGTCTTGTCCTGATCGACAACGCGCCGACCGGCCTGTTGCCCGGCTCCGACTACGCCAGCGTGATCTCGGCGGATAACTTCGGCCTCGGTCAGGTCGCCGCCGAGTTGCTGTCGGGCCATGTCCCCGAGCGCGCGGCCGTCGGAATGCTGACCTACGGCGTCGACTTCTTCGTCACCAACGAACGCGAGATCGCCTTCCGCAGGTGGATGGCGGCCGAACGCCCCGACATCATCCTCAGGCAAGCGCGATTCTCCGATGTCGACGACGCCGATCGTGCGGCTCGGGATCTCCTCGCCGCCAACCCGGGCCTGGGTGGTCTGTTCGTGGTGTGGGACGAACCGGCGATGAAGGCGGTCGCCGTTCTGCACGAGATGGGGACAGAGATCCCGGTGACGACGATCGACCTCGGCAACGAGGCGGCGCTCGAGCTGGCGCAAGACGGGCTGATCAAGGGCATCGGCGCGCAACAGCCATACGACCAGGGCTCCGCGGCCGCGACCGCGGCATTGCCTCGCTCGTCGGCCGGCAACCGCCGCCTTGGGATTGCCCTGCCGGGTCTCGCCGTGATGGCAAGCAACGTGCTGGAATCGTATCAGGTTGCCTGGCACGCCCCGGCCCCAGCGGACCTGGTCAAGGCATGGCGATCCTGA
- a CDS encoding aminoglycoside phosphotransferase family protein, with amino-acid sequence MSPSANARAPNDPSLPQMAITLNERSMAAIFEAELSRTASAETKVETCDIRRVKYKPGKACRILYGLRVRPPGHGPRELLYSTRVFHPGQSPAQYAKAMARPLEAPPFGPPVLHLEAQSTVAWAVPNDRKLDGLAALLDAERLATEALPRIVTRGDASWRIVEATPRIMHLAPEYTGCARVDVRLENGCGRRRVATVFGKTYRDGAAERVHATSQRLWHSDSRQSGRLHIAEPLAIEKRHQLLWQEGLSGRPMLSDDSGVGVPATLIEPAALAVAALHGADIDCPPGPTVGETLRQLEKLRELTAQLRPSCAARVGAVVDELTLRAGDVDDEPLACLHGDLHPKNLLVDGARVSIIDLDDLARGAPLFDVGGFCAVLLHRSLSAGVALGDAMRAIARFLACYRRHVLWRVSNDQIVWHTAAALLVDRIYSCFTRLKPGQVRLVDELADLAQAVLLRDAMALEESWPRR; translated from the coding sequence ATGAGCCCGAGCGCAAACGCGCGCGCGCCGAACGATCCAAGCCTGCCGCAGATGGCGATCACGCTGAACGAGCGGTCGATGGCCGCCATCTTCGAGGCGGAGCTGTCCAGGACGGCATCGGCCGAAACCAAGGTCGAGACCTGTGATATCCGCCGGGTCAAGTACAAGCCGGGCAAAGCCTGCCGTATTCTGTACGGACTGCGGGTGCGCCCACCCGGACATGGGCCACGGGAGCTGCTCTACTCGACCCGCGTATTCCATCCGGGACAGTCGCCGGCGCAATACGCCAAGGCGATGGCACGGCCGCTCGAGGCGCCGCCCTTTGGGCCGCCGGTCCTGCACCTGGAGGCGCAATCCACCGTGGCCTGGGCGGTGCCGAACGACCGCAAGCTCGATGGGCTCGCCGCACTTCTGGATGCCGAGCGACTGGCCACCGAGGCGCTGCCGCGGATCGTGACACGCGGGGACGCCTCGTGGCGCATTGTCGAGGCGACCCCGCGGATCATGCACCTCGCGCCCGAATACACCGGCTGCGCGCGCGTCGACGTCCGACTGGAGAATGGATGCGGCCGGCGCAGAGTGGCGACCGTGTTCGGCAAGACCTACCGCGACGGCGCCGCCGAGCGGGTTCACGCGACCTCACAGCGGCTGTGGCACAGCGACAGCCGGCAGAGCGGCCGCCTGCATATCGCGGAACCGCTCGCGATCGAGAAGCGGCATCAGTTGCTCTGGCAAGAGGGCCTAAGCGGCCGGCCCATGCTCTCCGACGACAGCGGCGTCGGCGTACCGGCAACGCTCATCGAGCCAGCAGCCCTGGCCGTGGCGGCGTTGCACGGGGCCGACATCGACTGTCCGCCCGGCCCGACGGTGGGCGAGACGTTGCGGCAACTGGAGAAGCTGCGCGAACTGACGGCGCAGTTGCGGCCATCATGCGCAGCGCGGGTCGGCGCCGTCGTTGACGAACTGACACTGCGCGCTGGGGACGTCGACGACGAACCGCTCGCCTGCCTGCACGGCGATCTCCATCCGAAGAACCTGCTCGTCGACGGCGCCCGGGTCTCCATCATAGACCTCGACGATCTGGCGCGAGGCGCACCGCTCTTCGATGTCGGCGGATTCTGCGCGGTGCTTCTGCACCGGTCGCTTTCGGCGGGCGTCGCGTTGGGCGATGCGATGCGGGCCATCGCCAGGTTCCTTGCCTGCTATCGGCGGCACGTGCTGTGGCGGGTCTCGAACGACCAGATCGTCTGGCATACCGCGGCAGCGCTGCTCGTGGACCGCATCTACAGCTGCTTCACCCGCCTCAAGCCGGGCCAGGTGCGGCTGGTGGACGAGCTGGCGGATCTGGCACAGGCGGTGCTGTTGCGCGACGCGATGGCGCTGGAGGAATCATGGCCGAGGCGATGA
- a CDS encoding ABC transporter ATP-binding protein: MTAGSRARADEHVAAGKVLKRFWPDLWRHRWRMVAAYGCGLMAILATLAAPWPLKLIIDNVLGTAPAPAWLQAMAAGTTDTMIVIALSGALLAIGVIGTVFAGLEQYVNARNVERLTLEIRDRLLRHVQRLPLAYRTSDQSGEIGLRLVDDVAQFVRLLCKSAPTAIRQLMTAVAALAALLWLQPLFGLLGLIIIVIISVLTRRFARPLQRASKVKRRCEGAVAGIAQEIVRGLPSAMALSAEQKIRQRFVEANTLSLEAGVQEARRAVSMERTLEIVKAIGGALILCGGALLVLRGQMTVGDLTVGIAYLANLMRPMAKVNEMASSISRGLARGEQLAALLDRTPEIVDASDALGLDRARGHIEFRGVGFGYRAANSDAPPTAVLQDVSLSVAPGEFVVAVGPSGAGKSTLLHLLLRFYDPTQGEILLDGIPIHRIRVRDLRAQFAPMLQETHLFSGTIREALLPALRDADDDEIWSALEKVRMAEFVAATPGGLDASLAENGINLSGGQRARLSLARALLTEAPILLLDEPLANVDPYSQDAIVDALAGLRGRRTCVAVTHQPALTRLADHVIEIENARVRSVSVEEHRAKLRVAG, from the coding sequence ATGACCGCAGGATCCCGCGCACGAGCGGACGAGCACGTTGCCGCCGGCAAGGTGCTCAAGCGCTTCTGGCCCGACTTGTGGCGCCATCGCTGGCGCATGGTCGCCGCCTATGGGTGCGGCCTGATGGCGATTCTGGCCACCCTGGCCGCGCCATGGCCCCTGAAGCTGATCATTGACAACGTGCTGGGCACGGCGCCCGCGCCGGCGTGGCTGCAGGCCATGGCGGCGGGCACGACCGACACCATGATCGTCATCGCGCTATCCGGCGCGCTGTTGGCAATCGGCGTGATCGGCACCGTGTTCGCGGGCCTCGAGCAATATGTGAACGCCCGCAACGTGGAGCGGCTGACGCTCGAGATCCGCGACCGCCTGCTGCGCCACGTCCAGCGACTGCCGCTGGCCTATCGCACGTCGGACCAGAGCGGCGAGATCGGACTGCGCCTGGTCGATGACGTCGCCCAGTTCGTCCGCCTGCTGTGCAAGAGCGCCCCGACGGCGATCCGCCAGCTGATGACGGCGGTCGCCGCGCTTGCCGCGCTCCTGTGGTTGCAGCCGCTGTTCGGGCTGCTCGGCCTCATCATCATCGTCATCATCAGTGTGCTCACCCGCCGGTTCGCGCGGCCGCTGCAACGGGCATCGAAGGTGAAGCGCAGGTGCGAGGGCGCCGTTGCCGGCATTGCGCAGGAGATCGTCCGCGGCCTGCCGAGCGCGATGGCGCTGAGCGCCGAGCAGAAGATTCGCCAGCGCTTTGTCGAGGCGAACACGCTGAGTCTCGAGGCCGGCGTTCAGGAAGCCCGGCGGGCGGTGTCGATGGAGCGCACGCTCGAGATCGTCAAGGCGATCGGCGGCGCACTTATCCTGTGCGGCGGCGCATTGCTGGTGCTGCGTGGGCAGATGACGGTTGGCGACCTCACAGTCGGCATCGCCTACCTGGCCAACCTGATGCGACCGATGGCCAAGGTGAACGAGATGGCCTCGTCGATCTCGCGCGGCCTGGCCCGAGGCGAGCAGCTTGCGGCCCTGCTCGATCGCACGCCGGAGATCGTCGATGCGTCCGACGCCTTGGGCCTGGATCGCGCGCGCGGCCATATCGAGTTCCGCGGCGTGGGCTTCGGATATCGTGCCGCGAACTCGGATGCGCCGCCGACGGCCGTGCTGCAGGACGTGTCGCTCAGCGTCGCCCCCGGTGAGTTCGTCGTCGCCGTCGGCCCCAGCGGTGCCGGCAAGAGCACGCTGCTGCACCTGCTGCTGCGATTCTACGACCCCACCCAGGGCGAGATCCTGCTCGACGGCATACCCATCCACCGCATCCGGGTCCGCGATCTCCGGGCCCAGTTCGCGCCCATGCTGCAGGAGACCCACCTATTCTCCGGCACCATCCGTGAGGCACTGCTGCCTGCGCTGCGCGACGCCGACGACGACGAGATCTGGTCTGCGCTGGAAAAGGTCCGTATGGCCGAGTTCGTCGCGGCGACGCCCGGCGGGCTCGACGCAAGCCTGGCCGAGAACGGAATCAACCTCTCCGGTGGGCAGCGCGCGCGCCTGTCGTTGGCGCGGGCGTTGCTGACCGAGGCCCCGATCCTGCTGCTCGATGAGCCGCTGGCCAACGTCGATCCCTACTCGCAGGACGCCATCGTCGACGCGCTGGCCGGCCTGCGTGGGCGGCGCACCTGCGTCGCCGTCACGCACCAGCCTGCGCTGACCCGGCTGGCGGACCATGTGATCGAGATCGAGAATGCTCGCGTACGGTCGGTGTCGGTCGAAGAGCATCGGGCGAAACTCAGGGTGGCCGGATGA
- a CDS encoding zinc-binding dehydrogenase → MIEEVGPDVDPSRFRMGDRVMVFHYEGCGVCDHCRSGWTQMCDDGAAPHGAVLHGGHADFMRVPVSTLVKLPDEISFVGGAAIACGTGTAYGAICRLGVSARDTLAVFGLGPVGLSVVQLASAMGVPVIGIDIDASRVEAARRFGAAHVVNGMTDDPVAEVRKLTKGKGASCALDCAGGETARAQAVRSTAPWGRIALVAVGGSFNVIGWNDIIKSQRTIIGSYTFSIMGMRQCAEFITDHGVDIDRIFSDRWPLTEAAQAYERFDSQASGKGVFML, encoded by the coding sequence GTGATCGAGGAGGTGGGACCGGACGTCGACCCGTCGCGGTTCCGCATGGGCGACCGCGTCATGGTCTTTCACTATGAAGGCTGCGGCGTCTGTGACCATTGCCGCAGCGGTTGGACGCAGATGTGCGATGACGGCGCCGCCCCGCACGGTGCCGTGCTGCATGGCGGTCACGCCGACTTCATGCGTGTCCCGGTCTCGACGCTGGTCAAGCTCCCGGATGAGATTTCCTTCGTCGGTGGCGCGGCGATTGCCTGCGGAACCGGAACCGCCTACGGCGCCATCTGCCGGCTGGGCGTGAGTGCGCGCGACACGCTGGCGGTCTTCGGACTCGGGCCCGTCGGGCTCTCGGTCGTCCAGCTCGCCTCTGCCATGGGTGTGCCCGTGATCGGCATCGACATCGATGCTAGCCGGGTCGAGGCCGCACGGCGCTTCGGAGCGGCTCACGTCGTCAATGGCATGACCGATGATCCGGTCGCGGAGGTCCGCAAGCTCACCAAGGGAAAGGGCGCATCCTGCGCTCTGGATTGCGCCGGTGGCGAGACCGCACGGGCCCAGGCCGTTCGCAGCACGGCACCATGGGGCCGCATCGCCCTGGTCGCCGTGGGCGGCAGTTTCAACGTGATCGGCTGGAACGACATCATCAAGAGCCAGCGCACGATCATCGGCTCGTACACGTTCTCGATCATGGGAATGCGGCAGTGCGCCGAGTTCATCACCGATCATGGCGTCGACATCGATCGGATTTTCAGCGACCGCTGGCCACTCACCGAGGCGGCACAGGCCTATGAGAGGTTCGACAGCCAGGCCAGTGGAAAAGGCGTTTTCATGCTTTGA
- a CDS encoding phosphotransferase yields MAEAMTQPRPAAPDDRRLPVGDVPRGLAFAVDGGAMATRLERALVEAAFPARVLECVVERVKYAPGQRCSIGYRVVAATAHGERHALRLSARLFETGAARGRYERYRQDFVARPIFGPPLMLLEDREMVLWSFPNDRHLPALPLLANLPWLAGTAAPEMLQRALGGGYRITACEPIIASYVHERRCCVRLLLHLDHIASGAKRQLIVFGKTSGAGSTARTEAAATAFWEAEARRLGRFVTPRPLGTFPDPRIAWQEAAPGQSLDPFAAAETTLRQVAASVAALHGATIPGLEASTQADDLARLDERAACLVQGWPWLAARLHAIRERLHRTAPAAPRIGCVHGDLHAGNILVDEDRVSIIDVDEATVGPVARDLGRFAAYVLWDGLLRSADEATTSRAFAAFLEGYATAAPLRLAEVAWHASLRLVTEKIFRAVTLMQPLDGQVEHALELAEALAAGRLSPLGYTRGRAA; encoded by the coding sequence ATGGCCGAGGCGATGACCCAGCCAAGACCGGCGGCACCGGACGATCGCCGGCTGCCCGTAGGCGACGTCCCACGGGGGCTCGCGTTCGCCGTCGACGGCGGTGCAATGGCGACGCGACTGGAGCGGGCGCTGGTTGAAGCGGCATTCCCGGCACGCGTGCTCGAATGCGTCGTCGAGCGCGTGAAATACGCACCGGGACAGCGCTGCAGCATCGGCTATCGGGTTGTCGCGGCAACGGCGCATGGGGAACGGCACGCGCTGAGGCTCAGCGCACGACTGTTCGAGACCGGTGCAGCACGCGGCCGCTATGAGCGCTATCGGCAGGACTTCGTCGCCCGCCCCATCTTCGGCCCGCCCCTGATGCTGTTGGAGGACCGGGAGATGGTCCTGTGGAGCTTTCCCAATGACCGTCATCTGCCGGCGCTGCCGCTGTTGGCCAACCTGCCATGGCTTGCCGGGACTGCTGCGCCCGAAATGCTGCAGCGCGCGCTCGGTGGCGGCTATCGCATCACTGCGTGCGAGCCGATCATCGCCAGCTACGTGCATGAGCGCCGCTGCTGCGTGCGGCTGCTGCTGCACCTCGATCACATCGCTTCCGGCGCAAAACGCCAGCTGATCGTGTTCGGAAAGACGAGCGGCGCCGGGAGCACCGCGCGTACCGAAGCCGCGGCGACCGCCTTCTGGGAAGCGGAGGCGCGCCGCCTCGGCCGGTTCGTAACGCCGAGGCCGCTCGGCACGTTCCCCGACCCGCGCATCGCGTGGCAGGAGGCGGCGCCCGGGCAGTCCCTCGATCCGTTTGCGGCGGCGGAAACGACTCTGCGACAGGTCGCGGCGTCCGTCGCCGCACTGCACGGCGCGACCATCCCCGGTCTCGAGGCAAGCACCCAGGCGGACGACCTGGCCCGGCTCGACGAGCGCGCCGCCTGTCTTGTGCAGGGATGGCCGTGGCTTGCAGCGCGACTGCACGCCATCCGCGAGCGCCTGCACCGGACCGCGCCTGCCGCGCCGCGCATCGGGTGCGTGCACGGCGACCTTCACGCCGGCAACATCCTGGTCGACGAGGATCGGGTGTCGATCATCGACGTCGATGAGGCGACGGTCGGGCCGGTGGCGCGTGACCTCGGGCGCTTCGCCGCCTATGTGCTGTGGGATGGCCTACTGCGCAGCGCGGACGAGGCGACGACCAGTCGCGCGTTCGCGGCGTTCCTCGAGGGCTACGCGACGGCCGCACCGTTGCGGTTGGCGGAAGTCGCCTGGCACGCATCGCTGAGGCTCGTCACCGAGAAGATCTTCCGCGCGGTCACGCTGATGCAGCCGCTGGATGGGCAGGTCGAGCACGCCCTCGAACTAGCGGAGGCGCTAGCGGCCGGCCGCCTGTCGCCGCTCGGCTATACCAGGGGCAGGGCGGCATGA
- a CDS encoding glycosyltransferase: MNAPPELLFYCQHSLGMGHLVRSFALAEALARRFRVTLLNGGQLPSGLRLPEKVEIVSLPPLAMGEDKKLYSPDPRFTVDRAKAGRSETMLTLLGKRRPQVLVIELFPFGRRKFADELTRLLDAAHAMGADRPLVCCSLRDILVKSRRKKEAHDRWACDQLNRYFDVVIAHSDPRFARLEESFQPDQPLAVPIHYSGFVLPTRTVAPGTRERRIVVSVGGGVVGGALLRAALDAHRRLDDAHRPPMRMIAGPFLPDDEWSALQQHATDREGVEIVRSVPDVGAELAAATASISQCGYNTAMDILYSGVSALVVPFHQESEDEQLDRAKRLAELRALMLLEPRLLSADALARAIPELLRFRPSPTALDLAGAANATTLIERLVTNRCGHLPRRPARA; this comes from the coding sequence ATGAACGCACCGCCGGAACTGCTGTTCTACTGCCAGCACTCGCTCGGCATGGGCCACCTCGTGCGCTCCTTTGCGCTGGCCGAGGCCTTGGCGAGACGGTTCCGGGTAACCCTGCTCAATGGCGGCCAACTGCCGTCGGGCCTGCGTTTGCCCGAGAAGGTCGAGATCGTCTCCCTGCCGCCCCTGGCAATGGGCGAAGACAAGAAGCTATACAGCCCCGATCCACGCTTCACCGTCGACCGCGCGAAGGCGGGGCGTTCTGAGACGATGCTCACATTGCTGGGCAAGCGTCGACCGCAGGTGCTGGTGATCGAGCTGTTTCCATTCGGGCGGCGCAAGTTCGCCGACGAGCTGACACGACTGCTCGACGCCGCGCACGCCATGGGCGCCGACAGGCCGCTCGTCTGCTGCAGCCTGCGCGATATCCTGGTCAAGAGCCGTCGCAAGAAGGAAGCCCACGACCGTTGGGCGTGCGATCAGTTGAACCGCTACTTCGATGTCGTGATCGCACACTCCGATCCGCGCTTTGCGCGCCTGGAAGAGTCATTCCAGCCAGATCAGCCGCTTGCGGTGCCCATACACTATTCCGGATTCGTGCTGCCCACCCGAACCGTTGCGCCCGGAACGCGCGAGCGACGGATCGTCGTCTCCGTCGGCGGCGGCGTTGTCGGCGGGGCTCTGCTGCGCGCGGCATTGGATGCGCATCGCCGGCTCGATGATGCCCACCGACCGCCGATGCGGATGATCGCCGGGCCGTTCCTACCCGACGACGAGTGGTCCGCGCTGCAGCAACACGCAACCGATCGGGAAGGAGTCGAGATCGTCCGCTCGGTGCCCGATGTCGGCGCCGAACTGGCCGCGGCGACAGCCTCTATCAGCCAGTGTGGCTACAACACCGCCATGGACATCCTGTATTCCGGGGTCTCGGCGCTGGTGGTGCCCTTTCACCAGGAATCCGAGGATGAGCAACTCGACAGGGCCAAGCGCTTGGCAGAGTTGCGCGCGTTGATGCTGCTCGAACCGCGGCTGCTGTCGGCGGATGCGCTGGCCCGGGCAATCCCGGAGCTCTTGCGCTTTCGCCCTTCGCCGACGGCGCTGGACCTAGCCGGCGCGGCCAACGCGACCACGCTGATCGAGCGGCTTGTCACAAACCGCTGCGGCCACCTGCCGAGGAGGCCTGCAAGAGCCTGA